aaacttctttaaattttttgaaaatcttcAATATCCTGGCCCCTTAACATAAGATTGTTTTCTGGGGCCTTgttgaagggcagatggttttatttctAATAAATCCTACACACAGTTGGATTTCACGACATAAACATATGCTAATAATTATCACATCTTccttaaatacaaaaaaaaaaatctgaaaagcaGTTTGTGCCAACTGCCAACTATTATCTCTCTTTGGGGTGAAACATTATTGCCATAGATACCAGTATTGTCAGAAGCAAATGCGTCCATTACCTTCCCAAATTAGCGTTTTTATAATCCCAATAAATGAAATAACCGACTTCATTTGAGGTATTCCCTGCAATAACTTAACATACATTACGTGgtttttccgtttccagcataATATATAGCAAACATGGTCAGAAACGACTGCCTTCAATCTCCCACCATCATTATAATTTGAAATAGTGTGGGTCTTATGACTTCTGTCCATAAGATATGAGCTGAACAAAAGAATAGACAAACTAATTCTACAGTCTTACTGACCATATGagagcttaatatcaaaggcggacatctgaccacagatcgaaatttagataatgtggatttTTATACATTTGTTCATGCTCTTTTAGTTATGGTGaactatatgcaaactctaacactacatctataaaaataaattgtgttaaaatattacaaagaactcagtgaaacaaaaagtgcctctagatcaaaactttGGAGACAACAGATGtctgtctttgatattaaactactcatatatTGGCAAGTCAACATGCATAGTTAGACTTCCGTCATGTACAAGCTTTCTCCATAtctagaatattattattaataatcataatctcCTGTAATTATTTCAGGTGTTATATAATGATCACTACATTTGTTAAAATTctaaaattctttttctcttttaggTTCATCTTCAAACACAGCAAGAAGGGAAGTTGTCGATACTAAGActtactgtaaaaattgtaaaagaacaGGGAGTATTAGCACTGTATAATGGCCTATCAGCATCACTGTTACGTCAGCTCACTTATTCTACAACAAGGTTTGGGATATATGAAGTAGCTAAGCAAACAGTAGCTCCATCGGGAGAGGCTGTCCCATTTTATCAGCGCGTTGGTATGGCATCACTTGCTGGAGCAGCTGGAGGTTTGGTAGGAACGCCAGCTGATATGATAAATGTTCGCATGCAAAATGACATCAAATTACCTGCAGAGTCAAGACGAAAGTAAGTAAACTTGGGGGAGGAGGAAAAATAACTTTTCGAAATATGTATATGGAAACGAAATGATTGGGAGTTTAGGAACTATTAAACTGTATTAGGCAGCTATCTTTCATTGATATCCTCTATCATTTTCCACATTATAAGTGAGATAGAACAGCAGCGAACTAATAGTAAGACAAGAAACTAATTCACACAGATTTAGTACGAACAAGTGATTATTCCTGTCTGTAAATCCCAAGTAATAATTAATGTAAGAAAAATTCTGAATTATGGGAAAAAGTTGCAGCAATAAAACTGAAGAAACTTagagggaacaatttttcccttgaaattattcaagcctgcttcacagggagctactacctgaaggTCAGATTTGCAtatcgttactggaggtacgttaacagaaagccacaatttaagtcacacagaattgtgtgcactcaaagttgggtttctggcatcttgtcagcccatttgagttgtgtggatataaaggaaagaattgtgacgggtcgtgtatagttcctggggtagctcagttggtagagcattcgtgcgctaagtgaagggtcccgggatcgatatccagcctcggaacaatttttcccttgaaattattcaagcctgtttcacagggagctactacctgaaagtcagatttgcataaaatATTCGTTACTGAAAAGTAAAAGTttcgtgtatatatataaatattaagaacagagtaaaaatataaattgtatccttatatttgttatgttatgctttatttaacgatgcttgcaactgcagaggttatatcagcgtcgccggatgtgccggaattttgtcccgcagaagttcttttacatgccagtaaatctactaacatgagcctgtcgcatttaagcacacttaaatgccatcgacctggcccgggatcgaacccgcaaccttgggcatagaaggccagcgctataccaacttgccaaccaggtcgacccttttatttgtaaaacattattttgtaatgaCCAAGAAATGTAACTTGGTCGAATAGTCCATTTCATAAACTAATTTATTGTTAGAGGGAATTACGAagtacataataagaatgaaaattATTCAAAAGCTTCTGGTGTACCCTgttgtacagggtgtttcataagtaCTGATAGCCTAAATACTTTGtgagtgtaatgtagaggtaaaaataagacTGAAATGGTCTATACATCTTTTCTTGAAAATCCTTAATTTTCGAGTTATGATGCAATACATAAAGTAATAGCAAATGTTTGTTATTCCTGCACCTCACTACAGTTGACTCAGAACTCAAATGGCTTTTTCTCAAGTTTATGTTATACTTGTGTCGTAGGCAGCATAAAATGCATCACTGCTATAGTTTCAGTTGTCACCAGACCTCTTGTTTTAGTTCGTATTGCGTTTTTTATTCCTAATTTGCTGCATAGCTcagggaaaaaagaaagaaaaaaaaaagacttagtTTGTGTTGCATTTATTTTCTCTGTATTGCATAGCTCGGAAATAAGCCTAAAGCAATGTCTGAAAAAAGTGTCAAAGGATGTTTTAATCTTATTGTACCTCTATATTATAATCACGAAGTATTTACATGTACTAATGTTGTTTAGCCTAACAACTAGtaagatattacattatgtattgCATCCTAACTCAGAAATTAAGGGTTTTCAGAAAAAGTTGTGTAGTCCATTTTAGTCTTATtgttacctctacattacacccacaaagtatttacatgtacttatgaaacactctgtatatagttcAGAAGGTGAGACGTAAGTCGGGACATTCAGTAATGAGCAGAAGGTTGGCTTTGACAGACCTTACAGCTATCTTTTCCTGTTGTCTTGCACATTTGAAAGTACATatgcaatttaaatatgtattgtttaTTTTCAGTTACAAACATGCTTTCGACGGTTTGATACGAGTGTACAGAGAGGAAGGAGCAAAACGTCTCTTCTCAGGGGCATCCACAGCTACAAGTCGAGCTGTGCTTATGACAGTTGGCCAGTTATCATTCTATGATCAAgtgaaaatattccttttaaaaGCTGGCTTCTCTGACAATCTTGTTACACACTTCCTATCTAGTCTTACAGCTGTAAGTACAGTTCAGTATAACTCAAGTAATATGAAATACCTTTTGTGTTGTTGCTATAgaatattaaacacagaaaaatagcACATACATATTATCACCTCAATGAAAGTACCTATcacttgtgaaattttattttcaacaaagtacagatccagaaacaaaatttgggccgtCTGAATTTTCCAAAATgattatacagccagtgctgacatactgcggagaaattttaattacttcacctttcataaacgaaatagaatatgttcaaaaccaagctctcaggctcattactggtggaatcaaaacaactccaatagattctatgagattcttcactaatttttttttttatccaatgccaccaggttgtcttttcgagatttctggtcttctctcctggccgtggcttaattgtaacccacttctgaggttggagcgcctggaaggcggagttacattaccccgatgatgtgataggatgattatgataatgtggtgccaggagaggacttaaatctaaacttaacctaaattccagatcatggacgaacacaggaataatcccctttaaggaagaaattcctgtgctctaaccgggaatcgaacctgggacctcatgaactatagccagaagctctgaccactagaccatgaggctggtcttcctcactaatattatcaaaatgacaatagaagaaaaagtactgattcaatatgaaaaacttatcagattaccaggaaacaattggcattcatacaatcCTCTCTgcagattgaaaactcaaaaaagtttcatatccattgttcaagaattaaaacagaaaatcaatatcccgaatttaaaagaaaacttacaaattaaaccaaatcctttaactctattaaatatagagtataatgtaaatgtaacagaagaaatactgaaatcggaAGTAAAcgctgaaatactaaaacaattgtctttagagacaattaatattaggtaccctccacaaaactagcttcatttatacaccgacggatccttgatctccagagaacaaggtgccggtgcaggtgttacatgctgtctcttctcactttatagatctcttggatatggaacaacaagctttgatggagaaatcattgcaataagggaaagtctcaggaatcttctatgccacatcaataaatttaagaatgcagttatattttcagactccaaagcagctattctatcaataatctctaaacacacaccttcatctcaaacagcaaaaataactaaaattctctctcaattaatatcactcaataaaagaattgtattccaatggataccatcccactgtggaatcctgggaaacgagaatgcggatgctttagcaaagaaggacagcactgctacttacagacctgttactaaatctacgtattactctgtgaagagatttattaaatctatatacttagacttcaacaaacaaaatttgataacacaatcccaagggaaaaaatggaactctctgcatcaaaatccacagttaattcccgatttaccacgaaaatcgtctgtagctgcatttagattggcaacaggccatgatagtttggccaaacacctgcatagaattggaatatatcagtcccctaactgcccattgtggaactaaaaccaagaaatggattcgcaacacctcaaaatctgtgcttcagtggctgaccatgataatatctttgaaaaatattggagtgcaagaggtcaaataactttattgtcaaatgcctggcattagaaaacaacaacaacacttaacatGCGCAGTatattataactggaacttggaaaatttaggtgatccaaattttgtttctggatctgtactaaTACTATCATGCAAAATATCCTTTCAAATTTTCGAGGTAGTTTGAAGAATTACATATTAGAGTAGATCAATCCTAATTCTACCACAACACACTAGAAATCATGATTAAAATGTACAACAATAACATTAATCAGCATCTACTAGAGCAGTTGTGACCAACTCGCACATAGCATTTCGTGAGTCAATTATAATTTAATGACATCAGTATGAGAATAATGAGAACATTTTCTCTTAATTTCAGGGGGCTGTAGCTACAACATTAACTCAACCACTTGACGTTTTGAAAACAAGAGCAATGAATGCGAAGCCCGGTGAATTTTCTGTAAGTGCAGTGTGtgtaatgcattattttttagtacattatgcagcgagcctataatgaaggtaattaagaagagagtatggatatttatgaaacgagcgcaagctaatttcataattttcatacgagcttcttaattaccattataggcgagtttcatacgactttttatgctcgaccatatttctaacttgatattattaattttctttgtatctgaccttggccaatgtcctgtatgttgtgagatgtgcgcagacgcgaaagtattgattttttccgaggaacagatgttcacattgaccttgctaggccataagaacctacagagataacattgaaattaaattagacattgaaaaacgagatgacaaattgaatttattcgtaaagttatcttctTGGCCTtcgtgtgtttgtgaaactcTGCCTCACCTCATTTCACATACATTACACTTGTGCCAAAAGAAGAACTTTTACGAACTTGCctgataaataactatttttcatttacaaGTTAGCTGAAAACTATTGTGGTTATTATGGCATGAACATGCGTACTTTCTAGCTTGATAGAGAAAATTGACTTTACTTAGTTCCTATTCTCCTGGAAAATATAGTCTCTAGTAAAGCTTTCATCATGTTTGGCCCTCCAAATTATGATGCAGATAAATATCGAAAGTATTAAAAGATTGcgataacatatttctttctgGTAAACACCTATGTTAAGAAATGCTTTCATTTCCTTTCCACTCTGTGTACTATATGTAATCATATGATTTAATGTTAATGATACGATTAAATGAAGTAAACAGTGTGTGTTTTTTATTATGTTTACAGAGTATGTGGCATTTAATTACATACACAGCAAAACTTGGACCTCTTGGATTTTTTAAGGTGAGAAATTGAACAAATATCAAATTATGGTCCTATTTTGAAGCATATACTACtcactttctttaataaataatttatagctATTTCTCAAGATGAGGCACTACCATCAACCATGTATTAATAATTCAATATCATTTTTCAAAAGTAATAATTGGCACCATGTTTCTATATTATTCGTTACTTGGTATATAGTTGTGTAGCAGTTGAGACTCTTCCTTTCTGGAAAATATGCAACATAACCTTTGGTATAAGGCATGCGCAGGATTTTTAAAGGTGGCGGAGGGGAGAGTTTGATgggagaagaatttttttttcataaagtagtttgtaataaacatttgaataaactgttaattgtaatattattatttaaaattatgtgtaTACCTATGGTACTGTATATCACATTGAAATACAGTATGTCACATTCTAATTCACTGATTTCTTTCCAAGTTGGGAGGGGGAGGGTGATTAAAACTCTAAAACTCAAAGTCCAAATCCTCCCTCTCCTTCCACACATGGTCTTGCTTTGGTAGTAAAACATGTATGTATCATACTTCTAAGAGAAATCAGTGTATTGTGAACTTAAATATTTATCAAGTTCAGATGAACAATGTTTTGTGTCACTTTGGTAAGGAAAATGAGCTGAGTTGTTGAAAGTTAGCATAGTGATCATGGTGAGACTACACTAAGCATTTTAATAACAATCATTTACGCACTTGCATTGGGGAGCAAGAAGAATATTTCACAAGAAATTTTCTAACATTTTCATTCTCAACAGAAATaagcatggggggggggggaagagaaaTAAGCATGCCCCTTTTAAACaggactagtggcttgtgcagcaaatgctgcaaactaagttcattagactttacaaataaaaatttttcagatttacagtattttgaatgaagaataccagatattttgaaagttattagcttccgtaataatgaaacatactccctctgaatgtttttttatgccaaatactttttcttgaacctatccaacttcaggttttgagtttcagcgcgaaaacgcaagtaacaatgtcagaacgatcagtgggtttctcatgtggaagtaaagcaatagctacagtagcgtgcaaattaatccaaacacgacatatttttaaattttctgtcactgttggcctcacagctgctcataccactttaattgacatctgtagtacgtgtaattccattgttgaaggtctgtcgttattaatttttttataatatgtgacattttgcctgtcgttttgtacttataagcatttcaattgtgttgaagacttaatactgcaatcctgtgtacattctgtcgtcttcacaaatggatacaactccacgaaaacggtctaaaattataacattagcagagcattcttctatggcacagaggcaaattgctgcagaatgtcacatcggtttggctactgttaattcgatcataaaacgatacagggagactggatcaatcacaccccagaaaaaaggaaactgtggccagaaaaggaagacttcacctgcagatgatcgtttaattgtcaggaaaagtaaattaaatcctagactaactgctgtcgacttaacccgcgagttaatggctaccactggggcgaatattcacgtcacaacagtgcggcataggtttttggaagctggatgaagggctcgtaagcctattaagaagcaacttctaacccctgttatgtgcaaaaaacgcttacatcaacactggacagtgaatgactggaagaatgtacttttttccgatgagtctcatttcaaggtccacggccaccgtgtttcttacgtacggaaaggatccgaaaaagtaacagcagctcatctccaacaagcacccaaatacccccctaaagtaatgttttggggttgttttacacatgaagggcctggagcattaatacctatcaaatgaatgatgaattctgacaaatatattcacttattgaaaaccagaatcgtaccccagctgcaaaaatcatttccggatggcagaggtgtgttccaacaagatctggcaccatgccatacgtctcgaaaaactacagaattcttcaacaagaagaatattcaggtactcccatggccaggcaactcacccgacatcaaccccattgagaacttgtgatcaatttgcaaaagaagaatgcaaaaaatggattgttctacaaaggagaagatgatttctgccctcattggtgtatggtttcacgatgaagaaatgaagaatatttgtgggaaattagtggaatccatgccaaatcgtctcagagctgttattaggaacaaaggaggccacatagattactgaggtatgtcttagctcctttttttatcccgtttgagtgtttttgcataagtaattacgatgttcggattaatttgcacgctactgtatttcaggtcattgtggattgtaggtgaaagttaaaaaaatgtcaggtttgctatgctttcgaacaataaacatagcatcttggtatagctgctgcatgtagagcatgtagagggtaaaatcattttatcctgctaagagatcttgctgaaatgatcgggagactacataattttgtaggcttcttattttatcagtaagtaataccgtttggtctttccttaggaacagtaaattttgcgctctctcgagccaatactgaagagaatgacgcatataaatatctacaccacacaccgccattaagtatatgaaatagacccaaccccacttgaataaaaactataaaaatattttatttttaataacaatattattatcttacgtaatttttgtagttatatatactatacagtcgccactcagtaaattatagaaatgaagatctaatttaagatattctctacatctacttacataaccccaaacgtttcacttttatatcatcaatatagcactaaaatgtataattaatgaaaaatagtcacatcatggcattaactataataatatttcatttctaatggcaataatgtcatcaaaccacctcaaattttgtacattttaatgtccaatacacagctgtactcagaaaattacataccgcagaatcagacctgtgaattatttttagcaagtcttgaagattttaataaccaatgaatttgagctctaaatatatcagcaatcctgcaggtaatatcctattgtttattgtagtgtgtttgtgttttgttttgttttgttttattctgaaaagccatatttctcagaactgacgacagatggattttgaaaaataggaaaatgatgtaggaaaattgatatttcactgaaaactgctatttttcttaaaaactctgagttccaagcttcaaaatgaggggtcatttattaaaatccgttcagccgttttcccgtaatttccattaccaattcaaattatatatatagatgttggaAGAGGTTACATTTTGTACTAAGAGAAGTTCGATGAAGTTGAAGTCACTTCCTTATTTCACATTGTGTGATATGGAAAAACAGTACAACTTTCATAAGCCTCCAAGAACTCCTACATGTAAGTTCGGATTTTTTAAGAAGGTGCCAGTTGTGCTTGGATGAAGGTAAACATTTCCAACAACTGCTATAAAATGAGTCAGAACTGTTTGTTgttaatatgttaaaaaaatctaACCTTGTCCTTCTTTCTGTTGAGAGTTATGCCGCCATATTTCATATGTAGTCTGCTTGCATGCTATTACATAGCTAAGAAATTACAccatatttcaattttcaaattaCTGTATGTAGATTTTCGATTCACTAATTTATAATTAGCTTTCTACTCGTATTTCAGGTGATGtaaattaacatttaaatttaaagagAATTCAAATCAAGGATAAATGTTTGATgcttttcatttttcatattttttatatgaataccatattacagtagaatccctcttatccaacaccaaagggaccaggctagttccggatacgagattttgccggataattgaataaatagcggtatatacaaaaacaaaagttcgtatttcattataccaaatgttgaaactgcagccatgtgaagcttatttctctatcacttgctcataactgaataaatataaaaactgtgtagcttttccttattaaaacacatcacacaacacaaataatacactaattttaggttcgaatattcactgaaaattaatgtggcaacactgacgacccgaacataagtaaataaatataaaaactgtgtggattttccttattaaaacacatcatacaacacaaataagacactaattttaggttcgaatattcactgaaaattaaaatggcaacactgacgacccgaacataactaaataaatataaaaactgtgtggattttctttattaaaacacatcacaacacaaataatgcactaattttaggttcgaatttttactgaaaacgaaagtttgtgcgaacttcctaatgtggcaacatgaCGGCCGgaacataattaagtaaacataaaaactgtgtattttctttattaaaatacattgcacaacacaaataatacactaattttaggtgcgaatattcactgaaaatgaaagttcgtgcgaacttcctaatgtggcaaaactgacggcccaAACTGTGGCTATGTGGTAGatttaaacgttttttttttttggtccagtcaaagtgccgttgttttggtattgccggttacgagggattttactgtactctAATTAATAACAATGTTATTTTTAGTTGTAATTTTTCCAAACTATATTGGATGTTACGTGTTAGATTGTACATTATAGGAACAATTTAATGATTTCACAGGGTTATATCCCAGCATTTGTACGTCTGGGACCACATACAATCCTGACTTTCGTATTTCTGGAGCAACTGCGGAAGAATTTTGGTATCAACCCACCATCGTAAAGAGATTAGAATAAGAGGACTGGCTCTTCATATATTGACAAGTACCAATTACTAGTAAATGTCGGTCAGCAATAGagttatgtattttatatatttgtatttaaggTGATAAAGCTTCTAAATGGTGCTAGAATGTCAGAGTGTTAGATAAATTCTATCACATGCCAATGCTATCCTTGTTAAGTCTACTCTGCTGGAATATCAATCATATCTTAATACCTTAAATTGATTCCCTACAGATCGACGTATTGTATAGTCCTGTTCATTTCACATTGTATTCTGCACTGATCTTTTTTGACCACATAAAAGCATTTTACAATTCGTAATAGAAATGGGATTGTTCTTAGGGGAGAAGCAGAATCCAGTGAAgaagcatttttttctttttttacacgTAAAGAAGTAGCCTAATGCCAATAAGAGAAATCATTTATCATCAATAAAGGCACAATAGGATCATTTTCAGTTTAGTATTGACCCTCAAGAAAGTGTAACTTAGCAATggataatttttaagtaataacTGTAGTGAAGACgtgctttttctttctcttctttttatgaaaattttagtGCTGGAATATCTGGCTGGAcacagaaaatattataattttcattgggttatcTTTAAAAGTTGAGAACTTTTTATTTACGTAAGTAGATTAAAAGCTTTTATCCATAATTGGTATCTAAACTCATCTTTCTTTTACTGTCCTTAGCGGCCTACACAATGGCCTTGTTCAGAACaatgaattaaaagtttttatttcccagcagttaattaaatttttttatgctcgaccatgccgaaatgtagtaattatacacctggtagcagtcctttaatgcatgtcattaaagtacacctactcattaaagtacaggtgttcagccaatgacaagtcagctttgtacagttataaaatctcagccaatgacaagtcagctttgtaccattataaaaccgcaagtatcgattattctcagatatgcaatcgaaagagaattagcgaaaagtcacggaggctggaaatccaatactgtcgcagaaggttatgttctgttactataataattagcgttaactgtaaataatattcaaataaattcaatttgtcatctcgtttttcaatgtctaatttaatttcaatgttatatcaaagttaatatttagtttactctgtaggttcttatgtcaatgtggacatctattcctcggaaaaaatcaatactttcgcgtctgcgcacatctcactatttacgaggtattgctcaaggtcagttagatacaaataaaattaataatttcaagttagaaatatggtcgagcataaaaagtcgtatgaaactcgcctataatggcaattaagaagctcgtatgaaaattatgaaactcgcttgcgctcgtttcataaacatccatacttgcttcttaattactatcattataggctcgttgcataatgtactattaaatcactctctccatgACAGTCAACACAtgagcaacaataaaatccata
The window above is part of the Periplaneta americana isolate PAMFEO1 chromosome 11, P.americana_PAMFEO1_priV1, whole genome shotgun sequence genome. Proteins encoded here:
- the Dic1 gene encoding mitochondrial dicarboxylate carrier, whose amino-acid sequence is MSEKRLSRWYFGGLASAGAACCTHPLDLLKVHLQTQQEGKLSILRLTVKIVKEQGVLALYNGLSASLLRQLTYSTTRFGIYEVAKQTVAPSGEAVPFYQRVGMASLAGAAGGLVGTPADMINVRMQNDIKLPAESRRNYKHAFDGLIRVYREEGAKRLFSGASTATSRAVLMTVGQLSFYDQVKIFLLKAGFSDNLVTHFLSSLTAGAVATTLTQPLDVLKTRAMNAKPGEFSSMWHLITYTAKLGPLGFFKGYIPAFVRLGPHTILTFVFLEQLRKNFGINPPS